The proteins below are encoded in one region of Sulfolobus sp. A20:
- the purT gene encoding formate-dependent phosphoribosylglycinamide formyltransferase, with translation MEIGTPLFEGAKKVLLLGSGELGKEMVIEAQRMGIETIAVDRYGLAPAMHVAHRKYVIDMLNPNAIKAIVKREEPDAIIAEIEAINTDALIELENSGYKVAPNANAVKVCMNRIELRRLASEKLKLPTTKYAFAENEEEVKKACKDIGFPCLIKPEMSSSGHGHVLVEREEDVEKAYKESISHARGKSRKVIVEEYVKINTELTVLTYRYYSSSGNIVTKTIEPIEHKRPSYYYVESWHPSTVPQNVKEKSREIAYKIVEELGGFGIYGVEIIVTEDRVLFSEVAPRPHDTGLVTLASSDINEFQIHIRSALGLPTPDVKLVSPAAAHVILAPRDDIWGPKYINVEKALEISGVQIRLFGKPVTYDKRRMGLVLATGNSVEDALEKVRKASSIILIK, from the coding sequence ATGGAAATAGGGACTCCATTATTTGAAGGGGCTAAGAAGGTTCTACTTTTAGGAAGCGGAGAGTTAGGAAAGGAAATGGTAATAGAGGCGCAAAGAATGGGAATAGAGACTATTGCAGTCGATAGATATGGTTTAGCTCCAGCAATGCATGTAGCACATAGAAAATACGTCATCGACATGTTGAATCCTAATGCAATAAAAGCAATAGTCAAGAGAGAAGAGCCTGATGCGATAATAGCTGAAATAGAGGCAATTAACACTGATGCTCTAATTGAACTAGAGAACTCTGGTTATAAAGTGGCTCCTAACGCAAATGCAGTTAAAGTATGTATGAATAGAATAGAACTTAGAAGGTTAGCTTCAGAAAAACTAAAATTACCTACCACTAAGTATGCTTTCGCAGAGAATGAAGAAGAGGTTAAAAAGGCGTGTAAGGATATTGGATTTCCTTGTCTTATTAAACCTGAAATGAGCTCCAGTGGTCACGGTCATGTTTTAGTAGAGCGAGAAGAAGATGTAGAAAAAGCTTACAAGGAATCCATTTCACATGCAAGAGGTAAAAGTAGAAAAGTAATAGTAGAGGAATACGTTAAGATAAACACAGAGCTTACTGTATTAACGTATAGATATTATTCCTCATCTGGTAATATAGTAACTAAAACCATAGAACCAATAGAGCATAAGAGACCTAGTTATTATTACGTCGAATCATGGCATCCTTCTACCGTTCCTCAGAATGTTAAGGAAAAATCGAGAGAAATTGCGTATAAAATAGTTGAAGAATTAGGAGGTTTCGGAATATACGGGGTAGAAATAATCGTGACAGAGGATAGAGTACTATTCAGTGAAGTAGCTCCTAGACCTCATGATACTGGTTTAGTCACGCTTGCCAGTAGCGATATTAATGAATTTCAGATACATATTAGAAGTGCTCTTGGATTACCTACACCAGATGTAAAATTAGTATCTCCAGCTGCAGCCCATGTCATCTTAGCTCCACGTGACGATATATGGGGTCCAAAATACATAAATGTAGAGAAAGCGTTAGAGATTTCTGGTGTTCAAATAAGACTATTTGGAAAACCTGTGACTTATGATAAGAGAAGAATGGGTCTGGTTTTAGCTACTGGGAATAGTGTAGAAGACGCATTAGAGAAAGTTAGAAAAGCCTCTTCAATAATATTAATCAAGTGA
- a CDS encoding phosphatidate cytidylyltransferase: MIISIKDIIWGIVLTLWVAFVTLYISKLISKKFGVYVTRKVIHMLGGGVVAALSPIVFNSPIVPIITSYLLMLYLILIRIRRREMRWFMEKENLGEIYFTFSFGTILLIMFILDHNYWQNNSVYIAILPLLFMSFGDGITGIIRNAVYKRRVKGLWGSLGMLVFCSVLGYLVFGIIGIIAGVIATIMEIVPIVDDNISVPFASFIFLYLFIKII, from the coding sequence ATGATAATTAGTATTAAAGATATCATTTGGGGAATCGTACTGACTTTATGGGTAGCTTTCGTAACACTTTATATATCTAAACTGATTTCTAAAAAATTTGGGGTTTATGTTACAAGAAAGGTAATTCATATGTTAGGGGGCGGAGTAGTAGCTGCTCTTTCACCTATAGTGTTTAATTCACCTATAGTACCTATAATCACCTCATACCTGCTAATGCTATACCTAATCCTAATAAGGATTAGGAGGAGGGAGATGAGGTGGTTCATGGAAAAGGAGAATCTAGGAGAAATATACTTTACTTTCTCTTTTGGAACAATTTTATTAATAATGTTTATATTAGATCACAATTACTGGCAAAATAACTCCGTTTACATAGCAATACTTCCTTTACTTTTCATGTCCTTTGGTGATGGAATAACTGGTATAATAAGGAATGCTGTATATAAAAGGAGAGTTAAAGGTTTATGGGGTTCATTAGGTATGCTAGTTTTCTGCTCGGTCCTAGGCTATTTAGTTTTCGGGATAATAGGTATAATAGCCGGAGTAATAGCAACGATCATGGAAATAGTTCCTATAGTTGACGATAATATTTCGGTTCCTTTTGCCTCTTTTATTTTTCTCTACTTATTTATAAAGATCATTTAA
- a CDS encoding FAD-binding oxidoreductase translates to MRIIIVGGGITGSSLYLILKKNGFNVILIDSNVKRRPFPTLIHSLLLKDKDVELAKLSLDFYRKFKISYRDFISYTIGKVDSRLLNLWNSVGVELNEKYVDWLNTNAIEAIGGDRLVSISGLINLTERIITNPRIEVKNNKGFLKIGNSTHEADIIILAAGAWSKYIINVSLPVKTYYCWAMSIISNKRQVGKFIIYDYVNYFYSRPIIGLGLPFAIAGDGKIIESPPYNKVCITDKEEVLQKISNRLGFVKELYTSGNFCEATIDMRPAYGKVAENVYYIGGFNGYGAEVGPGLATVLSEEILTNKEVDNYKEYRIDRFSKFNDDFEIGKEPHEL, encoded by the coding sequence TTGAGGATTATAATAGTAGGTGGTGGAATTACTGGCAGTTCGCTTTACCTTATTTTAAAGAAAAACGGTTTTAACGTCATCTTAATTGACTCTAACGTTAAAAGGAGACCTTTTCCAACCTTAATTCATTCATTGTTATTAAAGGATAAGGATGTAGAGTTAGCTAAATTGTCTCTAGATTTCTATAGAAAATTTAAGATATCATATAGAGATTTTATATCTTATACTATAGGTAAGGTAGACTCTAGACTCTTGAATCTATGGAACTCAGTTGGCGTTGAGTTAAATGAGAAATATGTTGACTGGCTAAATACTAATGCCATTGAGGCTATAGGAGGCGATAGACTAGTTTCGATAAGCGGACTAATTAACCTAACTGAAAGGATAATCACTAATCCTCGTATAGAAGTAAAGAATAATAAAGGCTTTTTGAAGATAGGAAACTCAACACATGAAGCTGATATTATAATTTTAGCTGCAGGTGCATGGAGTAAGTATATAATAAATGTTAGTTTACCTGTCAAGACATACTATTGTTGGGCTATGTCAATAATATCTAATAAAAGGCAGGTTGGAAAGTTTATTATATACGATTATGTTAATTATTTCTATTCTAGACCTATAATCGGCTTAGGGCTTCCCTTCGCTATAGCGGGTGATGGGAAAATTATCGAATCACCACCATACAATAAGGTTTGTATAACAGATAAAGAAGAGGTTCTCCAAAAGATTTCAAACAGGTTAGGATTTGTGAAAGAGCTATATACAAGTGGTAATTTCTGCGAAGCCACTATTGACATGAGACCTGCTTATGGCAAAGTTGCTGAAAACGTATACTATATCGGTGGATTTAATGGATATGGTGCTGAAGTAGGACCGGGGTTGGCTACTGTTTTAAGCGAAGAGATATTGACTAACAAGGAGGTAGATAATTATAAAGAGTATCGAATAGATAGATTCAGCAAATTTAATGATGATTTCGAAATAGGTAAAGAACCTCATGAATTATAG
- a CDS encoding molybdenum cofactor biosynthesis protein B yields the protein MTAHKEHRLHAPKNINFYVITISTSRYEKLIRKEPVVDESGDIIKQLIISSGYTVVGYDLIPDDKIKILKAFVLALENPQVDVIISTGGTGYSLTDVTVETIRPLFDREIEGFSDIFRLVSYNDPEVKSASYLTKATAGIIGDKILYLLPGSPDAVKLAMKELILPEIGHLIYIARRK from the coding sequence ATGACAGCCCATAAGGAACATAGGTTACATGCTCCGAAGAACATAAATTTCTACGTGATCACTATAAGTACTTCTAGGTATGAAAAATTGATAAGAAAAGAGCCAGTTGTTGATGAGTCTGGAGACATAATAAAACAACTAATTATAAGTTCTGGATATACTGTGGTTGGATACGATTTGATACCCGACGATAAGATTAAAATACTTAAGGCATTTGTTTTAGCTCTTGAAAACCCACAAGTGGATGTGATTATTTCAACCGGTGGTACTGGTTATTCATTAACTGATGTCACAGTAGAGACTATTAGACCATTATTTGATAGAGAAATTGAGGGCTTTTCCGATATATTTAGGTTGGTAAGTTATAATGATCCAGAAGTCAAGTCTGCCTCTTATCTGACTAAAGCTACTGCTGGCATAATCGGCGATAAAATACTGTATCTACTACCAGGATCACCAGACGCTGTAAAGTTGGCAATGAAAGAATTAATATTACCCGAAATCGGTCATTTAATTTACATAGCTAGGAGAAAATAA
- a CDS encoding 4Fe-4S dicluster domain-containing protein: protein MHENFYRILKPTKVGNTEIKNVIKYRDGINITSKSVPRYEYFRGVEGEYVVDFTDYVGVEDLGDKVKVKGGTRWRDIIKYNVELWSNLDFSVAGSVYFNDPIFGFNEFGEIRDKVEVDAIGNQNPYLGKYNGGIIINVYIRKEIREIAHKVKYDTKLENLFDIVRKWYAGGIPPFRDVSIIKKDEEIYLSVSYPKIREGLVKNFINDFNDINKIEYDSLAYKFWYFGYLDFIKFDEIIKKIYESKFSIIRFRKNKIAYSIYSDKPIVGLEKSLDYSTLENENLFKGCILCGNCITVCPYGKQNNDIFYTPLGFYSFSYFNQVGDIANCHLCGLCEEVCPMKLDITSELRKNSSLREINPNYIISVIKPKSSVLVITPISEGFYDLIIKSIIYLVRKGKKIGIIYLPYNFSKIVKNEINLKELEGVKEIYVISPEEYFYLKRLLAKNIVDIYNIQTLILEELNINIDDVHVPCLLRSDVKTNKIVCSNAFLNLLNGKDNINKEIKNKITLCPLTGKELGIPTPLDILNYNSDHNIANKILDRIKQSINDVGDVLEDINWYSGIDNMIYENLYSSIVNSVIKDESFENLITFYFFAQKLDNIDENLKKIIVSEIEKIIFS from the coding sequence TTGCATGAGAACTTTTATAGAATACTAAAACCAACTAAAGTAGGTAATACGGAGATAAAAAATGTAATAAAGTATAGGGACGGAATTAATATTACAAGTAAGAGTGTTCCGCGATATGAATATTTTAGGGGTGTAGAAGGAGAGTACGTTGTGGACTTTACCGACTATGTAGGTGTAGAGGATTTAGGAGATAAGGTTAAGGTCAAGGGTGGAACAAGATGGAGAGATATAATAAAGTATAACGTTGAATTATGGTCTAACCTTGATTTTAGTGTAGCTGGCTCAGTATATTTTAATGACCCGATATTTGGTTTTAATGAATTTGGAGAAATAAGGGACAAAGTAGAAGTTGATGCGATTGGCAATCAAAATCCTTACCTCGGAAAATACAACGGAGGAATAATCATAAATGTATATATTAGGAAAGAGATTAGGGAAATAGCGCATAAGGTAAAATATGATACTAAATTGGAAAATTTATTCGATATAGTTAGAAAATGGTACGCCGGTGGAATTCCTCCTTTTAGAGATGTTAGCATAATAAAAAAAGATGAGGAAATTTATTTGTCAGTTTCTTATCCGAAAATAAGAGAAGGATTAGTAAAAAATTTTATTAATGATTTTAATGATATCAATAAAATCGAATATGATAGTTTGGCGTATAAATTTTGGTATTTTGGATATCTAGATTTTATTAAATTTGATGAAATTATTAAAAAGATTTATGAATCAAAATTCTCAATAATTCGATTTAGAAAAAATAAAATAGCTTACTCCATCTATTCTGATAAACCAATAGTAGGTTTAGAAAAGAGTCTAGATTACTCGACTCTAGAGAACGAAAATCTATTTAAGGGATGCATACTTTGCGGAAACTGTATTACCGTCTGCCCTTACGGTAAGCAAAATAATGACATTTTTTACACTCCGCTTGGATTTTATTCATTTTCATATTTTAACCAAGTTGGAGACATAGCCAATTGCCACCTATGCGGTTTATGTGAAGAAGTTTGCCCAATGAAACTAGATATAACCTCAGAATTAAGAAAAAATTCTAGCTTAAGAGAAATAAATCCTAACTATATAATTAGTGTCATTAAACCTAAGTCGTCTGTCTTGGTAATTACACCAATTAGTGAAGGCTTTTACGACTTAATAATAAAGTCGATAATATATCTAGTAAGAAAAGGAAAGAAGATAGGAATAATTTATTTGCCCTATAATTTTTCTAAAATAGTTAAAAACGAGATAAACCTTAAGGAATTGGAAGGAGTGAAAGAGATTTACGTGATCTCACCAGAAGAATATTTTTACTTGAAGAGATTATTGGCAAAGAATATAGTAGATATTTATAATATACAAACATTAATCTTGGAAGAACTTAATATAAATATAGATGATGTTCACGTTCCTTGCCTATTAAGATCTGACGTAAAAACAAATAAAATCGTTTGTAGTAATGCATTTTTGAATTTATTAAATGGAAAAGATAACATCAACAAGGAAATTAAAAATAAAATTACATTGTGTCCATTAACTGGCAAGGAGCTTGGAATTCCTACACCATTAGACATATTAAATTACAATTCAGATCACAATATAGCAAACAAAATTCTCGATAGGATTAAACAGTCTATAAATGATGTAGGTGATGTTTTAGAGGATATAAATTGGTATAGTGGGATAGATAATATGATTTACGAGAATTTATACTCATCAATAGTTAATAGTGTGATAAAGGATGAGAGTTTTGAGAATCTGATTACATTTTACTTCTTTGCACAAAAATTAGATAATATAGATGAAAATCTGAAAAAAATTATAGTAAGTGAGATAGAGAAGATTATTTTCTCCTAG
- a CDS encoding DEAD/DEAH box helicase — protein MEILDEINERLKLFNAEIAHVYTETALDPELGPDINELDIDEKLKRAILQYGIKKLYKYQYDAYKKIKNRENVLIISGTGTGKTEAFLIPIIDLAIKGERTVLVYPTKALARDQLNRIYSLVKELGLNVGIFDGDTPEKERERLYRDPPHILITNPDMIHIGLALSERFKFLLRTADHFVFDEIHVYEGVLGSHLRNLVDRIREFNKEIHIVGSSATIKATKYLLEELFGVEGDIIEGSKRRRGVAIHSLINSKGASRWTLSAFLSAILIKKGLKVLIFTDSQQMSELVAKIADKFGINLEVHRAGLNVEERISTEEKLRSGKIDGVVATPTLELGLDIGAIDAVIMAENPPNFTKYLQRAGRAGRRNKVALIFTILGEDPIDSYYLRHPKEFFERQINSLTFDRTNLEVLKIHAAAYLAEKFRVNLDKLPELWRRAYKVLNEEGMAKIINSYVYATHNTRKFVSSTSLRSIGPIIRIYEKDKKIGERELPQALHDLYPNAIYLISKKTYLVEELNLNSLIAKVKRMNNDLPYYTKPLYTMDLLEFHKKDEREVYGVKVEYGDMKLLMSVLGYLTYDIYSTRKEKTKNEYTYNEPINFTYVTKGLMIHHPLVDDFNLIDHMEAYHATEHVLISSARVVAGASLTDLGGISFPSGHVVIYDSAIGGTGVAKLLFERLEQAYEISLDIVKSCSCEDGCPNCVYSPYCGNNNKFLSRRKSFRLINDVIEGKLNKRSESVEGSPIA, from the coding sequence GTGGAAATTCTAGATGAGATTAATGAAAGGCTAAAACTTTTTAACGCCGAGATAGCTCACGTATACACTGAAACAGCGTTAGACCCAGAATTAGGACCTGATATTAATGAACTAGACATCGATGAGAAATTAAAGAGAGCCATTTTACAATATGGGATAAAAAAATTGTATAAATATCAATACGATGCATATAAGAAAATAAAAAATAGAGAGAACGTCCTAATAATATCTGGAACCGGAACTGGTAAAACTGAAGCTTTTCTCATACCTATTATTGATTTAGCGATTAAAGGAGAAAGAACTGTTTTGGTTTACCCAACTAAAGCCTTAGCAAGAGATCAACTTAACAGAATATACTCTTTAGTGAAAGAACTTGGATTAAATGTAGGAATATTTGATGGCGATACTCCAGAGAAAGAAAGAGAGAGACTATATCGTGATCCTCCTCATATCTTAATTACTAATCCAGATATGATACATATTGGTTTAGCGTTAAGTGAAAGATTTAAGTTCCTACTTAGAACGGCTGATCATTTTGTATTCGATGAAATCCATGTTTATGAGGGAGTCTTAGGTTCACACCTAAGGAATCTAGTTGATAGGATAAGAGAGTTTAATAAAGAGATCCATATAGTTGGATCCAGTGCCACGATTAAGGCTACAAAATATTTATTAGAAGAATTATTTGGAGTGGAAGGAGATATAATAGAAGGTAGTAAACGAAGAAGGGGTGTAGCAATACACTCACTAATAAATAGTAAAGGGGCTAGTAGGTGGACATTGTCTGCTTTCCTATCTGCTATTTTAATTAAAAAGGGGCTAAAGGTGCTCATATTTACAGATTCTCAGCAGATGTCTGAGCTGGTCGCTAAAATAGCTGATAAATTTGGGATAAATCTAGAGGTTCATAGAGCTGGACTAAATGTTGAGGAGAGAATAAGCACTGAGGAGAAATTGAGATCTGGAAAAATAGATGGTGTGGTAGCCACTCCTACGCTGGAATTAGGCTTAGATATAGGTGCAATTGATGCAGTAATAATGGCTGAGAATCCGCCCAACTTCACTAAATATCTTCAAAGAGCGGGTAGAGCAGGGAGGAGAAATAAAGTAGCGTTGATATTTACAATACTAGGGGAAGATCCTATAGATAGTTATTATTTAAGACATCCGAAAGAATTCTTTGAAAGACAAATAAACTCTCTTACTTTTGACCGTACTAATTTGGAAGTGCTAAAGATTCATGCTGCTGCTTATCTGGCTGAAAAATTCAGAGTGAATTTGGATAAGTTACCGGAACTATGGAGAAGGGCTTATAAGGTACTTAATGAAGAAGGTATGGCTAAAATAATAAATTCTTACGTTTACGCTACTCATAATACGAGAAAATTCGTATCATCAACGTCATTAAGAAGTATTGGTCCTATAATTAGAATCTATGAAAAAGATAAGAAAATAGGTGAGAGAGAGTTACCTCAAGCTTTACATGATCTATATCCTAATGCAATATATTTAATATCTAAGAAAACTTATCTTGTAGAAGAATTAAATTTAAATTCGTTAATTGCTAAAGTAAAGAGAATGAATAACGATTTGCCCTATTATACTAAGCCACTTTACACTATGGATTTGTTAGAATTTCATAAAAAAGACGAAAGAGAAGTCTATGGTGTCAAGGTGGAATACGGTGATATGAAACTCCTCATGTCAGTTTTAGGCTATTTGACTTATGATATCTATTCTACAAGAAAGGAGAAAACTAAAAACGAATATACCTATAATGAACCTATTAATTTTACTTATGTAACTAAAGGGCTAATGATTCACCATCCCTTAGTTGATGATTTTAATTTAATTGATCACATGGAAGCTTATCATGCTACTGAACATGTTTTAATATCCTCAGCTAGAGTTGTTGCCGGGGCTTCGCTAACTGATTTAGGCGGAATTAGTTTTCCTAGTGGCCATGTAGTTATTTATGACTCAGCAATTGGTGGTACTGGGGTTGCAAAACTACTTTTTGAAAGATTAGAACAAGCTTACGAGATTTCTTTAGATATTGTAAAAAGTTGCAGCTGTGAAGATGGTTGCCCTAATTGCGTTTATAGCCCATATTGTGGTAATAATAATAAATTTTTATCTAGAAGAAAATCATTTAGATTAATAAATGATGTGATAGAAGGGAAATTAAATAAAAGATCAGAAAGCGTGGAGGGAAGTCCAATTGCATGA
- the queC gene encoding 7-cyano-7-deazaguanine synthase QueC: MCSVSGILILNPKNYDKVERKFANILKKAEDRGRDSFGIVVIQKDGSLKVRKSLGRPSEKEELLYGILDEDSRVVIANNRAEPTTEYVRQKTLDDIQPFVGERYIITHNGIIANDIELEKKYELSRKTRIDSAILPPMLDKMWNGSIEDLRDIINQIRGSYALVIGDKLYPDRIFLVNNFKPLYMAYDYHLDAVFFSSLDDYFEVKPFDPVNVTKLEPYSITMVNLKKEIYSVPLIEKKNNKRVLVIASGGLDSTVAATKLIREGYEVALLHFNYHHKAEEKEREAIKKISEYLNVPLIEISTDLFKMIGHTTLLKGGGEIVKDRKGEEGAEFAHEWVPARNLIFMSVALAIAEAYNYDAIASGINLEEAGAYPDNEMEFIRMLQKLSPYATGPNKKIDVLMPVGNLVKHEIVKLGLKMGAPLHLTWSCYEGGDKHCGKCGPCYMRKTAFKINGVKDPVEYENE; the protein is encoded by the coding sequence ATGTGCAGTGTATCCGGTATCCTTATACTAAATCCAAAAAATTATGATAAAGTAGAAAGGAAATTTGCCAATATTCTTAAGAAGGCTGAAGATAGAGGAAGGGACAGTTTTGGTATCGTTGTTATTCAAAAGGACGGGAGTTTAAAAGTGAGAAAATCTCTAGGAAGACCCTCTGAGAAGGAAGAATTATTGTATGGTATCCTTGACGAAGACTCTAGAGTAGTGATAGCCAATAACAGAGCCGAACCTACAACTGAATACGTTAGACAGAAGACTCTAGATGACATTCAACCGTTTGTAGGGGAAAGATATATTATTACACATAACGGTATAATTGCGAATGATATAGAATTAGAAAAGAAATATGAGTTATCTAGAAAAACTAGAATCGATAGCGCGATACTTCCTCCCATGCTAGATAAAATGTGGAATGGCAGTATAGAAGATTTAAGAGATATAATTAATCAGATCAGGGGAAGTTATGCTTTAGTGATAGGAGATAAATTATATCCTGATAGAATATTTCTAGTAAATAACTTTAAACCTCTCTATATGGCTTACGATTACCACTTGGATGCAGTGTTTTTCTCATCTCTTGACGATTATTTTGAAGTTAAGCCTTTTGATCCCGTGAACGTAACTAAGCTGGAGCCATATTCAATAACTATGGTAAATCTAAAGAAGGAGATCTATAGTGTACCTTTAATTGAAAAAAAGAATAACAAGAGGGTTTTGGTTATAGCAAGCGGTGGTCTAGACTCTACCGTAGCAGCTACTAAATTAATAAGAGAAGGTTATGAGGTAGCATTACTTCACTTCAATTATCATCATAAGGCAGAAGAAAAGGAAAGAGAAGCCATTAAGAAAATCTCAGAATATCTGAATGTTCCGTTGATAGAAATAAGTACTGATTTATTCAAAATGATAGGACATACCACCTTATTGAAAGGAGGGGGTGAAATAGTTAAAGATAGAAAAGGAGAAGAGGGAGCTGAATTCGCACATGAGTGGGTTCCGGCTAGGAATTTAATATTCATGTCAGTTGCCTTAGCAATAGCTGAGGCTTATAACTATGATGCAATTGCATCTGGTATAAATCTGGAAGAAGCTGGAGCTTACCCTGATAATGAAATGGAATTCATTAGAATGTTACAAAAACTAAGCCCATATGCTACTGGACCTAACAAAAAGATCGATGTATTAATGCCAGTAGGTAATTTGGTAAAGCATGAAATAGTAAAGCTTGGTTTGAAAATGGGAGCTCCATTGCATTTAACGTGGAGCTGTTATGAAGGTGGAGATAAGCATTGTGGAAAATGCGGACCTTGTTATATGAGGAAAACTGCCTTCAAAATAAATGGTGTTAAGGACCCTGTCGAATATGAGAATGAGTAG
- a CDS encoding sulfite exporter TauE/SafE family protein, with protein sequence MLPPLEFFIAIVLISALSGILGSLTGLGGATFLVPIYTLYLGIPIVYASGASLISTIATSSGAASAYIKDRITNVRIGMGLEIATTTGSIAGALTVAYIYSHHLQFIVYIVFGIVLLSQVYVQLTRSRFELPKPIKPDWTTKIFQLYGKYYDAALNQEVEYYGIRWWLGEIIMFFAGYISGLLGIGSGALKVLGMDWAMNLPMKVSTTTSNFMIGVTAATGSSIYWLFGYIEPFLAAGTAIGVLIGAYIGTKILVRITNKTIRYIFTAILVFLGIQMIMRGLGYGF encoded by the coding sequence ATGTTACCTCCATTAGAATTTTTTATAGCAATCGTTCTAATAAGTGCATTAAGTGGTATATTAGGCTCATTAACAGGGTTAGGAGGAGCAACCTTTCTAGTTCCAATCTATACACTGTATTTAGGAATTCCAATAGTGTACGCGTCAGGGGCTAGTCTAATATCAACAATAGCTACGTCTAGTGGTGCTGCTAGTGCATATATCAAGGATAGAATTACAAACGTTAGAATAGGAATGGGCTTAGAGATAGCCACTACAACTGGCTCTATAGCTGGCGCATTAACTGTAGCCTATATTTATTCTCATCATTTACAATTTATAGTTTACATTGTTTTTGGAATTGTTTTACTGTCTCAAGTATACGTTCAATTAACTAGATCTAGGTTTGAGCTTCCAAAACCTATAAAACCTGATTGGACTACTAAGATATTTCAGCTTTATGGCAAATATTATGATGCAGCATTAAACCAAGAGGTTGAATATTACGGAATAAGGTGGTGGTTAGGTGAAATAATAATGTTTTTTGCGGGTTATATCTCCGGGTTATTAGGCATAGGTTCTGGAGCTTTAAAGGTGTTAGGCATGGATTGGGCAATGAATTTACCAATGAAGGTAAGCACGACAACTAGTAATTTTATGATAGGAGTTACTGCAGCCACAGGAAGCTCAATATACTGGCTTTTTGGCTACATTGAGCCATTCTTAGCTGCGGGAACGGCTATAGGTGTACTAATTGGAGCTTACATTGGCACCAAAATACTAGTTAGGATAACTAACAAAACAATAAGATATATCTTTACGGCAATTTTAGTATTTTTAGGTATACAGATGATTATGAGGGGACTGGGGTATGGATTTTAA
- a CDS encoding DUF1634 domain-containing protein: protein MDFNDIIGYALRIGVIISAIIILLGVGILFLHDSSNGFTISQIAAPNSIVNSSLFKPNEVFSGIPKLDALDFIYLGLMVLIATPVIRVLLGIVQFASERNKLYTIITAIVFFNLMFAIFILPIIIGK from the coding sequence ATGGATTTTAACGATATAATTGGTTATGCGCTCAGAATAGGGGTAATAATTAGCGCAATAATAATATTATTAGGAGTAGGAATACTGTTTCTCCATGATTCATCTAATGGATTTACTATCTCCCAGATAGCTGCTCCTAATTCTATAGTTAATAGTTCATTATTTAAGCCAAATGAAGTGTTCAGCGGTATACCTAAGCTAGATGCTTTAGACTTCATATATTTAGGATTGATGGTTCTAATAGCTACTCCTGTGATCAGAGTATTGTTAGGTATTGTACAGTTTGCTAGCGAGAGAAACAAATTGTATACTATAATAACAGCCATAGTATTCTTCAATCTAATGTTTGCTATATTTATATTACCAATAATTATTGGTAAATAG
- the sul7s gene encoding winged-helix single-stranded DNA-binding protein Sul7s, with translation MEDIKHSVERILKDREWATFNDILKYVPYPAPEVYSALSELIKENKVGRRGRYFYYIKK, from the coding sequence ATGGAAGACATAAAACATTCAGTAGAAAGAATATTAAAAGATAGAGAATGGGCTACATTTAATGATATACTTAAATATGTGCCATATCCAGCTCCCGAAGTGTACTCGGCTTTATCTGAATTGATAAAAGAGAACAAAGTAGGAAGAAGAGGAAGGTACTTTTATTATATCAAGAAATAG